From the Oleiphilus messinensis genome, one window contains:
- a CDS encoding glycerophosphodiester phosphodiesterase produces MKIPSWLERTATGLMDQYVAKVPQSKPDQSALEKCKVVSHRGEHDNLHVKENTIEAFEQAVDAGVWGIECDIRWTADLQPVICHDDDCLRVFNQPTRVADVTLQELQRVVPEIPTLAEVIDRFGKNTHLMLEVKAEPHLSPRKQKAILKSMLLNLDQVDDFHILALNPELFERVCFLDRKALLPVAELNFNALSLSALQNGYGGVTGHFLFLHQGILDKHRAASQSIGTGFIASKNGLFRELNRGVEWVFSNDAVKIQALRDQYLGLS; encoded by the coding sequence ATGAAAATCCCGTCCTGGCTGGAGCGAACAGCAACCGGATTGATGGATCAATACGTGGCGAAAGTGCCGCAATCAAAACCTGATCAAAGTGCGCTGGAAAAATGCAAGGTTGTCTCCCATCGTGGCGAACATGACAACCTGCATGTTAAGGAAAATACGATCGAGGCGTTTGAGCAGGCCGTAGATGCAGGCGTGTGGGGTATCGAGTGTGACATCCGCTGGACAGCCGATCTGCAACCGGTAATTTGTCATGATGATGATTGCTTGCGGGTGTTCAATCAGCCGACCCGGGTTGCTGATGTAACCTTGCAGGAGCTGCAACGTGTAGTGCCCGAGATCCCGACATTGGCAGAAGTAATCGACCGCTTTGGCAAAAACACACATTTGATGCTGGAAGTGAAGGCGGAGCCCCACCTCTCTCCCCGAAAACAAAAAGCGATTTTAAAGAGTATGCTACTCAATCTGGATCAGGTGGATGACTTTCACATCCTGGCCCTCAATCCTGAACTGTTTGAGCGCGTTTGTTTTCTGGATCGCAAGGCGCTGTTACCGGTGGCGGAATTGAATTTCAATGCCCTGAGCCTTTCTGCGTTGCAAAATGGCTACGGTGGCGTAACCGGGCACTTTTTGTTTTTGCATCAGGGTATTCTGGACAAGCACCGCGCTGCAAGCCAGAGTATCGGCACGGGATTTATCGCCTCTAAAAACGGCTTGTTTCGTGAATTGAACCGTGGTGTGGAATGGGTCTTCTCCAATGATGCAGTGAAAATTCAGGCATTGCGAGATCAATACCTCGGTCTATCCTGA
- a CDS encoding LysR family transcriptional regulator: MDLGKVDLNQLVHLDVLLRERNVTKAANHLGITQPAMSNSLKRLRALFDDPLLVRTSEGMAPTELALEIRSAIREILFNIEQVIKPDRDFDLQSSRVFRIMASDYAESTLIPGVLSEVRRQAPNITLDVLTPSDVSFEDVEQGRVDMAINRFDTIPQSFHQKTLWTDTFSCLMSVDNPLVHDFTLENYLAASHIWVSKTGFGVGVGVNPKDVQRLGWVDEALVSLGQKRRISVFTRHYQVAMLLAQQHDLIATLPSRAARLKTQSSKLVIKDPPFPIEAFELKLAWSPLLHHNSGHQWLRKLVADVALLDEQRNTNLFNSGLNV; the protein is encoded by the coding sequence ATGGATCTGGGCAAAGTTGATTTAAACCAGCTGGTACATCTTGATGTCTTGCTTCGAGAACGTAATGTCACCAAAGCGGCTAACCATCTCGGTATAACCCAGCCCGCGATGAGTAACAGTCTGAAGCGCTTGCGAGCTTTGTTCGATGATCCGCTGTTGGTCAGAACCAGTGAGGGGATGGCGCCGACGGAACTTGCTCTGGAGATCCGTTCCGCGATTCGGGAAATTTTGTTCAACATCGAACAGGTCATTAAACCGGATCGCGACTTTGATTTACAAAGTTCTCGTGTATTTCGGATTATGGCCAGCGATTATGCCGAATCAACCTTGATTCCGGGTGTGTTGAGTGAAGTGCGTCGACAAGCACCCAATATCACACTGGATGTTTTGACGCCAAGTGATGTCAGCTTCGAAGATGTGGAACAGGGCCGTGTTGATATGGCGATCAATCGCTTTGATACCATTCCCCAGTCATTCCATCAGAAAACACTGTGGACCGATACGTTCTCCTGTCTAATGAGTGTCGACAATCCGCTTGTGCATGATTTCACCTTGGAAAATTACCTCGCCGCCAGTCATATCTGGGTCAGCAAAACCGGCTTTGGGGTGGGTGTGGGTGTGAACCCAAAGGATGTACAACGCCTTGGCTGGGTGGATGAGGCGCTGGTGTCCCTCGGGCAGAAACGTCGAATCAGTGTTTTTACCCGGCACTACCAGGTCGCCATGTTGCTGGCCCAGCAGCACGATTTGATTGCCACCCTGCCCAGTCGTGCTGCCCGTTTGAAAACCCAGAGTTCGAAGCTGGTGATAAAAGACCCACCTTTTCCTATTGAAGCGTTTGAGTTGAAATTGGCCTGGAGTCCACTGTTGCATCACAATTCCGGGCATCAATGGCTACGCAAGCTGGTCGCAGATGTGGCACTGCTCGACGAGCAACGCAATACGAATTTATTCAATTCCGGGCTGAATGTATGA
- a CDS encoding winged helix-turn-helix domain-containing protein → MIKITRPQDMTRLRRLALSGQGLLQSRPFGTGLAGARKAIQHLGYVQIDTISVVERAHHHVLHSRVPKFDSAMTHQLLLDGEVFEYWSHAAAFLPIDDFRFSLPYKQAIKSGQTHWFKTPDRKLMAELLARIRSEGPLRSRDLEADAPKRAGWWDWKPAKKALEQLYMEGDLMVSNREGFQKTYDLTERVLPDHINTQEPTTEEFAEHLIAQQLRCHGCISLKGLTYQRRNSELRKAVKVLINADLAEGVLEQIQVLNGDIYFIEAGALERQLPRVSSRVKILSPFDNSVIQRERLKALFQYDYQLESYLPADKRQFGYFCLPLMFRDEFVGRMDCKVYRQRQHLEIKSLYIEKLKHGEDEFFVALGDALRLFCEFQKCQSVSLIEASPAAFTKQMRHVLAQF, encoded by the coding sequence ATGATTAAAATCACCCGTCCACAGGATATGACACGCTTGCGCAGGCTGGCGTTGTCTGGACAAGGCTTATTGCAGTCCCGGCCTTTCGGGACGGGGTTGGCGGGGGCGCGGAAGGCGATTCAACATCTGGGCTATGTGCAGATTGATACGATCTCGGTGGTGGAACGGGCCCATCATCATGTATTGCATAGCCGGGTTCCGAAATTTGATTCTGCAATGACCCATCAGCTGCTGCTGGATGGGGAGGTGTTTGAGTATTGGTCACATGCCGCAGCGTTCCTGCCAATTGATGACTTTCGCTTTTCTTTACCCTACAAACAGGCGATTAAAAGTGGCCAAACCCATTGGTTTAAAACGCCGGATCGAAAATTGATGGCAGAGTTGCTGGCGCGTATCCGCTCAGAGGGGCCATTACGATCCCGTGATCTTGAAGCTGATGCCCCGAAACGTGCGGGTTGGTGGGACTGGAAACCAGCGAAGAAAGCGCTGGAGCAGTTGTACATGGAAGGGGATCTCATGGTGAGTAACCGGGAAGGCTTCCAGAAAACCTACGACCTGACAGAACGGGTGTTGCCTGATCATATTAATACACAAGAGCCCACCACAGAAGAATTTGCAGAACACCTGATAGCGCAACAATTGCGTTGCCATGGCTGTATTTCCCTGAAAGGTCTGACCTATCAGCGTCGTAACAGTGAGTTGCGCAAAGCTGTCAAAGTTCTGATCAACGCGGATTTAGCAGAGGGTGTATTAGAGCAAATACAAGTGCTGAACGGCGATATTTATTTTATCGAAGCTGGTGCGCTTGAGCGTCAATTACCCCGTGTCAGTTCCAGAGTGAAGATACTCTCACCGTTCGATAACAGCGTTATTCAGCGTGAGCGACTCAAAGCGCTTTTTCAATACGATTATCAGCTGGAGAGTTATCTCCCTGCGGATAAACGCCAGTTTGGTTATTTTTGCCTGCCCCTGATGTTCCGGGATGAGTTTGTGGGACGGATGGATTGTAAGGTTTATCGACAGCGCCAGCATCTGGAAATCAAATCGTTGTATATCGAGAAACTCAAGCACGGTGAAGACGAATTCTTTGTCGCATTGGGTGACGCCCTCAGGTTGTTTTGCGAATTCCAGAAATGTCAGTCTGTATCCTTGATCGAGGCAAGCCCGGCGGCGTTCACCAAGCAAATGCGTCATGTGCTCGCGCAATTTTGA
- the tnpA gene encoding IS200/IS605 family transposase, which produces MGSTLSNLVFHVIFSTKNREPLINPKLCNALYGHIGGIIKSESAILLQIGGMPDHIHIVLKLKPVHSLSEIMKKLKGRSSKWVNEQAFLNERFSWQEGYGAFTVSESQIGAVVQYVKNQKSHHQNLSYKEEFTQFLKHHRVEFEERFLFT; this is translated from the coding sequence ATGGGAAGCACATTAAGCAATTTGGTATTCCACGTCATATTCAGCACGAAAAATCGTGAACCTTTAATCAATCCCAAATTATGCAACGCTTTGTATGGCCACATTGGTGGAATTATCAAAAGCGAGAGCGCAATCCTGCTTCAAATAGGCGGCATGCCTGACCATATCCATATCGTACTGAAATTGAAACCGGTGCACAGCCTGTCAGAGATAATGAAAAAGCTGAAGGGGCGCTCATCAAAATGGGTTAACGAGCAAGCGTTTTTAAATGAACGTTTTTCATGGCAAGAGGGTTATGGTGCTTTTACCGTGAGCGAATCTCAAATTGGTGCCGTGGTGCAGTACGTTAAAAATCAGAAAAGTCATCATCAAAATCTATCCTATAAAGAAGAATTCACGCAGTTTCTCAAGCATCACAGGGTGGAGTTTGAAGAGCGATTTTTATTTACTTGA
- a CDS encoding isocitrate lyase, whose translation MSQIQNDIQAVAALKEAAGSPWDAINPESAARMRAQNKFKTGLDVAKYTAAIMRRDMAEFDKDKTKYTQSLGCWHGFVGQQKLISIKKHFGSTERRYLYLSGWMVAALRSDFGPLPDQSMHEKTAVASLVEELYTFLRQADARELGGLFRALDKAREAGDAAQEAEIQAQIDNHETHVVPIIADIDAGFGNAEATYLMAKQMIEAGACCLQIENQVADEKQCGHQDGKVTVPHADFHAKLRALRYAFLELGVDDGLIVARTDSEGAGLTKEIAVVKEPGDQGDVYNSYLDCEEVSPEETAEGDVLISRNGKLVRPKRLPSGLYQFRQGTGHERCVFDCIEAINAGADLLWIETAVPTVHEIKDMMDEVRKVHPDAKLVYNNSPSFNWTLSFRQQTFDAWTAEGKDVSAYDRDRLMSAEYDESELAEAADARIKTFQADCSREANVFHHLITLPTYHTTALSVDNLAKEYFGEQGMLGYVAGVQRKEIRQGIACVKHQNMAGSDLGDDHKEYYAGENALKAGGAKNTSNQFNNI comes from the coding sequence ATGTCTCAAATACAAAACGACATCCAAGCAGTTGCAGCTCTGAAAGAAGCAGCTGGTAGCCCTTGGGACGCGATTAACCCAGAATCTGCTGCACGTATGCGTGCGCAAAACAAATTCAAAACGGGTCTGGACGTAGCTAAGTACACTGCAGCTATCATGCGTCGCGACATGGCCGAGTTTGATAAAGACAAAACCAAGTACACTCAATCTCTGGGTTGCTGGCACGGTTTTGTAGGTCAGCAAAAGCTGATCTCTATCAAGAAGCACTTCGGTTCTACTGAACGTCGTTATTTGTACCTGTCTGGTTGGATGGTTGCAGCACTGCGCTCTGACTTCGGTCCGCTGCCTGACCAATCCATGCACGAGAAAACTGCTGTAGCATCTCTGGTTGAAGAGCTGTACACCTTCCTGCGTCAAGCTGACGCACGTGAACTGGGTGGCCTGTTCCGTGCTCTGGACAAGGCTCGTGAAGCGGGTGATGCGGCTCAAGAAGCTGAAATCCAAGCGCAAATCGACAACCACGAAACTCACGTTGTGCCAATCATTGCTGATATCGATGCTGGTTTCGGTAACGCGGAAGCGACTTACCTGATGGCTAAGCAAATGATCGAAGCCGGTGCGTGCTGTCTGCAGATCGAAAACCAGGTTGCTGACGAGAAGCAATGTGGTCACCAGGACGGTAAAGTAACTGTTCCTCACGCTGACTTCCACGCGAAACTGCGTGCACTGCGTTATGCCTTCCTGGAGCTGGGTGTTGATGACGGTCTGATCGTTGCACGTACCGACTCTGAAGGTGCTGGTCTGACTAAAGAAATCGCAGTTGTTAAAGAACCAGGCGATCAAGGTGACGTTTACAACTCTTACCTGGATTGTGAAGAAGTTTCTCCAGAAGAAACTGCTGAAGGTGATGTACTGATCAGCCGTAACGGTAAACTGGTTCGTCCTAAGCGTCTGCCTTCTGGTCTGTACCAATTCCGTCAAGGTACTGGTCACGAGCGTTGCGTATTCGATTGTATCGAAGCAATCAATGCCGGTGCTGACCTGCTGTGGATCGAAACTGCAGTACCAACTGTTCACGAAATCAAAGATATGATGGACGAAGTTCGTAAAGTTCACCCAGATGCGAAGTTGGTTTACAACAACTCTCCTTCTTTCAACTGGACTCTGAGCTTCCGTCAGCAAACTTTCGATGCTTGGACTGCGGAAGGTAAAGACGTTTCTGCATACGACCGTGATCGTCTGATGAGTGCTGAGTACGATGAGTCTGAGCTGGCTGAAGCTGCTGACGCACGCATCAAGACTTTCCAAGCGGATTGTTCACGTGAAGCGAACGTATTCCACCACCTGATCACTCTGCCTACTTACCACACCACTGCGTTGTCTGTTGACAACCTGGCGAAAGAGTACTTCGGCGAGCAAGGCATGCTGGGTTATGTTGCTGGCGTTCAGCGTAAAGAGATCCGTCAAGGTATCGCTTGCGTTAAGCACCAGAACATGGCTGGTTCTGACCTGGGCGACGACCACAAAGAGTACTACGCTGGTGAGAACGCTCTGAAAGCTGGCGGTGCGAAAAACACTTCTAACCAGTTCAACAACATCTAA